Part of the Pseudomonas lijiangensis genome is shown below.
GCATTCATCGATGATTACCCCGATATCCATGGGCTTGCCTATGCCGAAGCCCGCAAGCTGCTGTTCAGGCATACCGGCAAATGGCTGGATCCGGAGAGTATCTATTGGCACCGCTTTTCCACGGCGGTGAGCAATCCGAGAACCCTTACCGGCTGGCAGCATTCCGGGCCGCCCGTGGAGTCGATGACGTTTGTCGAACTGATGATTCGTCGCTTCAGTGTTGACGACCAGAACGCCGGCGATGAGCTGGCATCCTATGGCGGCTTCTACCGTGGCGGGCCGCAACAGCGCTTGTTCGACGAACATAACGAAGTCGCCTTGCATCCCCGCCAGGTTCTGGACGATTTCTGGGCGCTGGACTTCAGTGCGCTGTTCACCGCCAGGATGGAGCGCTTCTGGACGCTGCACCGCGAGAATTTCTGCACCCTGGCCCGCTCCGCGTTCATGGCATCTGCCGGTTTGCAAATGCTCAAGGGGCGCTTGAATATCCAGCAGTTCAAGCTCATCACTGAAACGATCATCGGCAGGCTGCAACCTGTCATGACCTACGATGCGCTGCGTACAGGCGTTATTCCCCGTGCCGGGCTGACTTTGCGCACTTTCGATATCGGCGGCTATGTCTGCACCGAAAGCATTCGCATCGTTGATGGCAGCGGACAGCAAATTCTCTATCTGCCCGGCGATACCGATCCCTTTCATGTATTTGCCTCGGACAAGGTGTTGTATGAATGGGTGCAGGAGCGATTGCTCGATACCTCGCCAACGGCCACCTTCAAAAAACTGTTCATTCGCTCGGCCACCGCCCGGCAACTGCATGGCGGGTTCTTCGATGAACATGCACGGCAGATTCTGGACACCCCCTGGGTTGCGGGACAGACACTGATCAACAGCAGGGATTTCGCCATCACTGGGGATGCGTTCGTCCACCTTCGCGGGCTGGCCCGTGAGCAGATGCGTGAGGATGCGCAGACCTTGCTGACTTCCAATACCGACTTGCGCAAGCAGATATGGCTCGGCTACCTGAATGCGTTCAGCAGTACATTCGGGGGGCTGGCGACATTGGGCTGGCCGATGGCTTTACTCATGGTCGGGGTGAGTTCTGCCAGTCTTGTACTTGAGGTCGATCGGACCCTTCAGGCCCGCGAGCCCCGGCAGCGCAAGGCCGGGATCATCAGTGTGATCTACGGCTCGATCTCTCTGGTATTCAACCTTGCGGTACTGGTGGGCATTCTCAGGACCGGCGCGGGCAGTCGCAGTACAGGCGCCGCTGCCGTGTCTGATACCTCCCAGTCCATTCCCATGATCGAGTTGAGCCCGCCAGCGCTCCCGGCGACCGGGGCCAGTGCCAACATGCGTGGCGTCCAGATGCTGTCCAATGGCGAAACCTGGATCAATCTGGGCGACGTGCCGTATCGGGTCGTGTTCAACGATGAGCTCAATGCCTGGACCCTGACCGATCCGGCCAACCCCTTGGCCAGCGACCCTGGCCGCGCAGTACATCTCAATGCCCGTAATGAATGGGAGTGGCGCGAGCCTTCAGTCACGTCGACGCCGGTTCTACCGGCGAGTGACGTCAGCAATGACGTGGCCAGCGGAGCGTTTGTGACTGTGCGCTCGTCTTTCTGGGATGTGTATATGCAGTTCAATCTCGCAGAAGAAGAGCGTCTGTCGCAGAACGCTCTGGCGCGGCAAAAATCGATCATGATCGTGCCGTTCTTGAATAAGGGCGATCTGATCGCGGAGGACCTTCATGGCAACCCCTTGTACATTGACGAGTGGGGAGATGCCCATCACATATTCAGGCGTCCGGACGGCCGATATGTGGGAGGACGAATCCCGCTGTATTCTGCCAAGGACTCCTCTTTCAACAAGTATCTGCGCACTGGAATATCCACAGGTCCCGCCCAGGTGGACCTGATCGATGAGCTGGCCGACGACCTGCGCACCATCGGCTTCGACAATAGCGTCTCGCTTTATCGGGGCGGCAGTGATCTGCGGGGTACCTCGGGGCGGTTTTTCCGTAACGGGCAGATCAAGAGTGGCGACGTACTGGTCAGCACCGACATCCTGTCGTTCAGCGAAAATCCTTATGTGGCTCGGGCTTTCTGCAGTAGCCAGGCTGGCGAGTACTCCGCCAGTTTTGCCCGCAAAGGCATTCTCACCACCTTTGACGACTCTTCGGTTGTCTTTGAATTGCCTGCCAGAAACTATCTGGGAGCGACGCCTGTCGCTCCGTTCTCCACGGATCCGGAAGAGGTCGAGTCGATTTTCCTGCCGGGTCGCTATTTCCTGATCGACGACATTCATCAGGTATCCGGCATCAATTACAGGTTCATCAAGGTGCGTCTGATTGAAACCTCCACGCCCAAGGTCTGGCACAAGCTCTACGACTTGCGCACCGGTGAACCCTTCACTCGCGAACGCTATGCGGCAAAGCTGGGTGAGCAAGGTCAGCGACTGGTGGACCGGTTCTTTCCCGCGAACCCTCGGGGGTTGAGTTTCTAGAACCACTCGGCCTGCATGCCCAGGCAGGCATCATCCCGGTTTTCCAGTAGCGTCAGTTCATGATTGCAGCCCGGTATTTCCCAGGTCAGGAAGTATCGGGCTGCCTGCAACTTGCCTTGATAGAAATCGGCATCGGAAGGGTTGTTTCGAGCCAGCCCTTCTGTGGCGCGAATGGCCTGTTCCAGCCAGCGCCAGCCGATGACGGTATGGCCGAACACCTTCAGGTAGAGCGCCGAATTGGCGAGCGTGGTGCTGACCTTGCCCTGTGCCAGATCGGTCAGCAGGCCGACAGTCACCGTTTGCAGGCGTGTCACCAGTTGTTCCAGCGGCTGGCGCAAGGCATCGAGGCCCTGATGGGCGCTGGCACGTCGGGTGGTGTCGGCAATCAGGCGAATCAGTTGTTTGAGGCCGGCACCATTGTTCTGTGCCAGCTTGCGGCCCAGCAGGTCCAGCGACTGAATGCCGTGGGTGCCTTCATGGATCGGATTCAGGCGGTTATCACGGTAATACTGCTCGACCGGATATTCGCGGGTGTAACCATGACCGCCCA
Proteins encoded:
- a CDS encoding dermonecrotic toxin domain-containing protein; its protein translation is MPTTEVTRIAIGNDEHRLKTIARAFIDDYPDIHGLAYAEARKLLFRHTGKWLDPESIYWHRFSTAVSNPRTLTGWQHSGPPVESMTFVELMIRRFSVDDQNAGDELASYGGFYRGGPQQRLFDEHNEVALHPRQVLDDFWALDFSALFTARMERFWTLHRENFCTLARSAFMASAGLQMLKGRLNIQQFKLITETIIGRLQPVMTYDALRTGVIPRAGLTLRTFDIGGYVCTESIRIVDGSGQQILYLPGDTDPFHVFASDKVLYEWVQERLLDTSPTATFKKLFIRSATARQLHGGFFDEHARQILDTPWVAGQTLINSRDFAITGDAFVHLRGLAREQMREDAQTLLTSNTDLRKQIWLGYLNAFSSTFGGLATLGWPMALLMVGVSSASLVLEVDRTLQAREPRQRKAGIISVIYGSISLVFNLAVLVGILRTGAGSRSTGAAAVSDTSQSIPMIELSPPALPATGASANMRGVQMLSNGETWINLGDVPYRVVFNDELNAWTLTDPANPLASDPGRAVHLNARNEWEWREPSVTSTPVLPASDVSNDVASGAFVTVRSSFWDVYMQFNLAEEERLSQNALARQKSIMIVPFLNKGDLIAEDLHGNPLYIDEWGDAHHIFRRPDGRYVGGRIPLYSAKDSSFNKYLRTGISTGPAQVDLIDELADDLRTIGFDNSVSLYRGGSDLRGTSGRFFRNGQIKSGDVLVSTDILSFSENPYVARAFCSSQAGEYSASFARKGILTTFDDSSVVFELPARNYLGATPVAPFSTDPEEVESIFLPGRYFLIDDIHQVSGINYRFIKVRLIETSTPKVWHKLYDLRTGEPFTRERYAAKLGEQGQRLVDRFFPANPRGLSF